In uncultured Draconibacterium sp., one genomic interval encodes:
- a CDS encoding cytochrome b/b6 domain-containing protein encodes MSSENKIYFYPLWLRIWHGINALGIILLIITGISMNSGFEESLISFKLIITVHNYAGVIISLNYLLFLIGNMVTSNKKFYIVKPKNFLKRPMKQAYYYAWGMFHGMKAPYPLSEKRKFNPLQKYTYLMVMYIIVPLVIISGIGLMFPELIFNKIYNISGVLITAVTHSAMGFFISIFLIIHLYIASIGKSPLDNFRSIVNGWHHI; translated from the coding sequence AGCTCAGAGAATAAAATATATTTCTACCCGCTGTGGTTACGCATTTGGCATGGTATAAACGCCCTCGGTATTATTCTTCTTATCATTACCGGAATAAGTATGAATTCGGGTTTTGAGGAATCGCTAATAAGCTTTAAACTCATTATTACCGTGCACAATTATGCCGGAGTAATCATTAGCTTAAATTACCTGCTCTTTTTAATTGGGAACATGGTAACCTCAAATAAAAAGTTTTATATCGTAAAACCAAAGAATTTTCTGAAACGCCCGATGAAACAGGCTTACTATTATGCCTGGGGAATGTTTCACGGAATGAAAGCTCCTTACCCGCTTTCTGAAAAACGTAAGTTCAATCCATTACAAAAGTATACGTACCTCATGGTAATGTACATTATTGTTCCGTTGGTAATAATTTCAGGTATTGGGTTAATGTTTCCCGAGCTGATATTCAACAAAATATACAACATCAGCGGTGTTCTTATCACTGCAGTAACACATTCAGCTATGGGATTTTTTATTTCCATATTCCTGATCATCCACCTTTACATTGCATCAATTGGCAAATCGCCACTTGATAATTTCAGAAGTATTGTAAACGGGTGGCACCACATATAA
- a CDS encoding cytochrome c3 family protein codes for MEYLSNKFVAKNLFDVRSGANSGLVKIFLIVGLLLLPVLQLMSQSNDDCAMCHDDPELFTIINGREVSRYIPAGILEKSVHSYLECISCHTDADVEEFPHAEKLQAVNCGECHDEAMTKFMDGVHGIAFEKGSRNAPNCAECHGTHQILSSADPQSRTYKMNIPVLCGTCHREGAPVARAYNIGEHNIVENYTQGIHGKGLFSSGLVVTATCNNCHGNHLILPHTNMNSSISEKNIAATCMQCHARIEDVHIKIINKELWEKSPGAIPACTDCHPPHKVELKNIIENISDKTCLKCHEQPDIHKIVDEVQVSLHVDVNEFVNSAHNNITCVKCHSDVTANIARPCETADKVDCSSCHAEESDIYFQSGHGEAYFAKHENAPYCTDCHGSHHVIPSENEISPTFRSAVPQLCGECHKENGQAVEGTNLKETDAYHDYSTSVHGRSLEEKGLLSAAICTDCHTTHFMLKEEDERSSVNPANLAKTCGNCHKGIYDQYIDSEHGINANTEELKFPTCETCHSAHNISEVHESKFMSEISSQCGQCHQQLAETYLETYHGKVYQLGYLQAARCSDCHGAHNIYRMDNPKSTISPRNIVATCSKCHTDANMKFTGYLTHATHYDKSNFPWLYYTFWAMTGLLLSVFAFFGLHTLLWIPRSLGAMIKKRKEPKPLGKQMYIRRFQKKNRITHIFVIVSFILLALTGMILKFAYMPWAQFLADAIGGAHIAGFIHRTAALVTFGYFIFHVVALLKVKFKHGIKVSKFIFSSNSLMFNRKDIRDFWASIKWFIGIGPRPHYGRWTYWEKFDYFAVFWGVLVIGSTGLMLWFPEFFTKFLPGWLINVAQIIHSDEALLAVGFIFTIHFFNTHLRPESFPMDTVIFTGYVLEKEYKKDRPHEYEQLVKSGKINEVRVEKEFTKERMRTIKIFGFTALFAGIIMVILIVYSLIFH; via the coding sequence ATGGAATACTTGAGTAACAAATTTGTAGCCAAAAATCTGTTCGATGTACGCTCCGGAGCAAATTCAGGTTTGGTTAAAATCTTTTTAATCGTCGGTTTGCTCCTGTTGCCCGTATTACAACTTATGTCACAATCCAACGATGATTGTGCTATGTGCCACGACGACCCGGAACTTTTTACCATTATAAACGGCCGGGAAGTTTCGAGGTATATTCCTGCCGGTATTCTCGAAAAATCAGTACATAGCTATCTCGAATGTATTTCGTGCCATACAGATGCTGACGTTGAAGAATTTCCTCATGCCGAAAAACTGCAAGCTGTAAATTGTGGCGAATGTCACGACGAGGCCATGACCAAATTCATGGATGGTGTTCATGGAATAGCTTTTGAAAAAGGCTCACGAAATGCGCCCAACTGTGCCGAATGCCACGGAACGCACCAGATACTTAGCTCTGCCGATCCGCAATCGCGCACCTACAAAATGAACATCCCCGTTTTGTGTGGGACCTGCCACCGCGAAGGCGCACCGGTTGCACGAGCTTACAATATTGGCGAGCACAACATTGTTGAGAATTACACACAGGGCATTCACGGAAAAGGACTATTTAGCAGTGGTTTGGTCGTTACAGCCACATGTAATAATTGTCACGGCAACCACCTTATTCTCCCCCACACCAATATGAATTCCAGCATTTCGGAGAAAAACATTGCTGCAACCTGTATGCAATGCCATGCACGAATTGAAGATGTACATATAAAGATCATCAACAAGGAACTTTGGGAGAAAAGTCCGGGGGCTATTCCGGCATGCACCGACTGCCATCCTCCACATAAAGTTGAACTGAAAAATATTATCGAAAACATTTCTGATAAAACCTGTTTAAAATGCCACGAACAACCCGATATTCACAAAATTGTGGATGAAGTACAGGTTTCTCTTCATGTTGATGTAAATGAATTTGTTAATTCGGCTCACAATAACATTACCTGTGTAAAATGCCACTCGGATGTTACCGCAAATATTGCCCGTCCATGTGAAACTGCAGATAAAGTTGATTGTTCGAGTTGCCATGCAGAGGAATCCGATATCTATTTCCAGAGTGGCCATGGGGAGGCATATTTTGCCAAACACGAAAATGCACCGTATTGTACCGATTGCCACGGGTCGCATCATGTTATTCCTTCCGAAAATGAAATTTCACCAACGTTCCGCTCGGCTGTCCCACAACTTTGCGGCGAATGCCATAAAGAAAATGGTCAGGCAGTGGAAGGAACCAATCTGAAAGAAACCGATGCCTATCACGATTACTCCACCAGCGTTCACGGACGAAGCCTTGAAGAAAAAGGATTGTTGTCGGCGGCTATTTGTACCGACTGCCACACCACACACTTTATGTTGAAAGAAGAAGATGAGCGATCATCGGTGAATCCGGCCAACCTGGCCAAAACATGTGGCAATTGCCACAAAGGAATTTACGACCAGTACATTGACAGTGAACACGGAATTAATGCCAACACCGAAGAGTTGAAATTCCCTACCTGCGAAACCTGCCACTCGGCACACAATATTTCGGAGGTGCATGAAAGCAAATTTATGTCGGAAATCAGCTCGCAGTGTGGACAGTGCCACCAGCAACTGGCAGAAACTTACCTGGAAACCTATCACGGAAAAGTGTATCAATTGGGTTATCTGCAGGCTGCACGTTGTTCCGACTGCCACGGTGCTCATAATATCTATCGGATGGACAATCCGAAATCAACGATCAGTCCGCGAAATATTGTTGCAACCTGCTCGAAGTGCCATACCGATGCCAACATGAAATTTACAGGCTACCTGACACATGCCACACACTACGATAAAAGCAATTTCCCTTGGCTCTACTACACGTTTTGGGCCATGACCGGATTACTGTTAAGCGTGTTTGCCTTTTTCGGCCTGCATACCTTATTGTGGATACCCCGATCGCTGGGTGCCATGATCAAAAAACGAAAAGAACCTAAACCGCTGGGCAAACAAATGTATATCAGGCGTTTCCAGAAGAAAAACAGGATTACCCATATTTTTGTAATAGTAAGTTTTATACTGCTGGCCCTTACCGGAATGATTTTAAAATTTGCCTACATGCCTTGGGCCCAGTTTTTGGCCGACGCCATTGGCGGTGCTCATATTGCCGGCTTCATTCATCGAACGGCCGCCCTGGTCACTTTCGGATATTTTATATTTCACGTGGTAGCCTTATTGAAAGTTAAATTTAAACATGGAATAAAAGTCAGTAAATTTATTTTCAGCAGTAACTCTCTGATGTTTAACAGAAAAGACATTCGCGACTTTTGGGCATCCATTAAATGGTTTATAGGAATTGGTCCCCGTCCACACTACGGAAGATGGACCTACTGGGAAAAATTTGACTACTTTGCCGTATTCTGGGGAGTACTCGTAATTGGCTCAACCGGATTAATGTTGTGGTTCCCCGAATTCTTTACCAAATTCCTGCCCGGCTGGCTGATTAATGTTGCACAGATTATTCACAGCGACGAGGCTTTACTTGCTGTCGGATTTATTTTCACCATTCATTTTTTTAATACACACCTTCGCCCTGAATCCTTCCCAATGGACACCGTAATTTTCACCGGTTATGTACTGGAGAAAGAATACAAAAAAGATCGACCTCACGAATATGAGCAACTGGTAAAATCAGGGAAAATTAATGAAGTTCGCGTTGAAAAAGAGTTTACAAAAGAAAGAATGAGAACGATAAAAATCTTTGGATTCACCGCACTTTTCGCCGGTATAATCATGGTAATACTGATAGTTTACTCTTTAATTTTCCATTAA
- a CDS encoding NapC/NirT family cytochrome c, whose product MKLPSSIRNWISISGAVLAVFNLASILALFLLNIAFGFGGQYIGLFIFIILPGFMVVGLLMIPIGMRIYRKKARLAEKEGKRLNWPILDFNNLATRNASTIFIIGTIFLLILSSVGSYEAFHYTESVEFCGKLCHEVMEPEYVTYHGSSHERVACVECHVGSGASWYVKSKLSGLYQVYSVLANKYPQPIPTPIANLRPARETCEECHWPEKFYDNKMRVKHSFLTDEENTERIIHLQVKTSTQVTPQGVIKGIHQHISPEVKIEYKALDEKRQIIPWVKYTNTKTGEEYIYTDEMSMVSEAQLDSLETRVMDCLDCHNRPSHNYNAPQNFIDQSMAEGKISTELPAIKLAAMMALYQDYPTKDTAMIAIKNQVIDWFESGYPDVYETKKAEIDQAIAAIQEDYSNNIFPFMKASWKEYPNNIGHMESDGCYRCHNDRHATTENKTISKDCSLCHNIIAQGTQDSMQYSTAFEPLEFQHPVDIAEAWKSEMCSMCHTALY is encoded by the coding sequence ATGAAATTACCATCTTCAATAAGAAATTGGATTTCGATTTCGGGAGCAGTTTTGGCTGTTTTCAACCTGGCTAGTATCCTTGCCTTGTTTTTATTAAACATTGCCTTCGGATTTGGAGGACAGTATATTGGTTTATTCATCTTTATAATCTTGCCGGGGTTTATGGTTGTTGGACTGCTCATGATCCCAATCGGAATGCGTATCTACCGGAAAAAAGCACGATTGGCTGAAAAAGAAGGTAAACGTTTAAACTGGCCTATTTTAGATTTTAACAACCTGGCTACACGAAATGCCAGCACTATATTTATCATTGGAACAATTTTTCTGCTCATTTTATCTTCTGTTGGCAGTTACGAAGCGTTTCACTACACCGAATCGGTAGAATTCTGTGGAAAGTTATGTCATGAAGTTATGGAGCCGGAATACGTAACCTATCATGGTTCGTCGCACGAGCGTGTTGCCTGTGTGGAGTGCCACGTTGGTTCGGGAGCCAGCTGGTATGTAAAAAGTAAACTTTCGGGTTTATACCAGGTGTATTCTGTTTTGGCAAATAAATACCCACAACCCATCCCTACCCCTATTGCGAATTTACGTCCGGCGCGCGAAACCTGTGAAGAATGTCACTGGCCCGAGAAATTCTACGATAATAAAATGAGGGTAAAACATTCATTTTTAACCGACGAAGAGAATACCGAACGTATCATTCATTTACAGGTAAAAACAAGTACACAGGTAACTCCTCAAGGTGTAATAAAAGGTATTCACCAGCATATTAGCCCCGAGGTAAAAATTGAATACAAGGCCCTCGATGAGAAACGTCAGATTATTCCGTGGGTAAAATATACCAATACAAAAACCGGAGAAGAATACATTTATACCGACGAGATGAGCATGGTTTCAGAAGCCCAGCTCGATTCGTTGGAAACACGTGTAATGGATTGTTTGGATTGCCACAACAGGCCATCACACAACTACAATGCTCCGCAAAACTTTATCGATCAATCCATGGCAGAGGGCAAAATATCAACCGAATTACCTGCCATAAAACTGGCAGCCATGATGGCACTTTACCAGGATTATCCTACGAAAGATACAGCAATGATTGCCATCAAGAATCAGGTTATCGATTGGTTTGAAAGTGGTTATCCTGATGTTTACGAAACTAAAAAAGCAGAAATCGATCAGGCAATAGCTGCCATTCAGGAAGATTATTCCAACAACATTTTTCCGTTTATGAAAGCCAGCTGGAAAGAATATCCAAATAACATTGGACATATGGAATCGGACGGATGTTATCGTTGCCATAACGACCGCCATGCAACAACCGAAAACAAGACGATTTCAAAAGATTGTTCGCTGTGCCACAACATTATAGCACAGGGGACACAGGATAGTATGCAGTATTCTACCGCTTTCGAACCTTTGGAGTTTCAACACCCTGTTGATATTGCCGAAGCATGGAAAAGTGAAATGTGCTCAATGTGTCATACAGCATTGTATTAA
- a CDS encoding multiheme c-type cytochrome → MKLKKLIFLLGLAVLFSTAATAQTYKYIGAAKCKMCHNKPDKGEQFKVWEAGPHAKAMDALEGADKTNETCLKCHSTAGSVDSGLLAGLKADEGVSCESCHGPGSHYKSAAIMKNKKMALSKGMIEPTEETCKACHLGDKPEGHVAPKKAWNFDEFVKVIAHDDPTTN, encoded by the coding sequence ATGAAACTCAAAAAATTAATTTTTCTTTTAGGCCTTGCAGTATTATTTAGCACTGCAGCCACCGCTCAAACCTACAAGTACATTGGTGCAGCAAAATGTAAAATGTGTCATAACAAACCCGACAAAGGCGAGCAGTTTAAAGTTTGGGAAGCAGGCCCACACGCCAAAGCAATGGATGCATTGGAAGGTGCCGACAAAACCAATGAAACATGTTTAAAATGCCACTCAACTGCAGGTTCTGTTGATAGCGGATTACTTGCCGGTCTAAAAGCAGACGAAGGTGTTTCGTGCGAATCATGTCACGGACCTGGTAGTCATTATAAATCGGCTGCAATTATGAAGAACAAAAAAATGGCACTTTCAAAAGGTATGATTGAACCTACTGAAGAAACCTGTAAAGCCTGCCATCTAGGTGACAAACCAGAAGGCCACGTGGCTCCTAAAAAAGCATGGAATTTCGACGAATTTGTGAAAGTAATTGCTCACGACGATCCAACAACAAACTAA
- the ccsA gene encoding cytochrome c biogenesis protein CcsA, which translates to MKKLSSLLFSMFFTGILVVIFAIAIGYATFIENDYGTTTAKILIYNSRWFEILLFILCINIVGSVFKYKLIARKKWTILLFHISFIVIGVGAIITRYYGYEGSMHIRENSSSDFIISEASFVTVKVSDGTETVEVSSEVKFSPYTANRFSEKIHFKGKTIHISNQQFMPSAVEKIALDPNGEPIVSLITVVNGSSRNDFVLRNDNTKNLNGLTLGFGNNTNTDVQLSLKDGNLYISANDTIQEAGMMSEKSESIAPHTSKLVDTQKAYTYKNLTFAIKQFLPNASVQLAYQKPTQEMSPPDAFKAAISTGEESKELIVYGRTREVGDFYTTSIDGMNVSVSYGSRIIQLPFAIQLNDFQLERYPGSMSPSSYASEVVLKDGATEMPFRIFMNNILKYKGYRFFQSSYDTDERGTILSVNHDSAGTSVTYFGYLIMAIGMLLTLFNKNSRFKTLLKASAQLREKRKKLFAVLVTGVLLSISAQAQNTSPAPINSDHSKSFESLLIQDRKGRVEPVSTLASEILRKVAKKTSWENLSPSEVFLDMQANPELWKNIAIIKVANPELRRTIGITGKYASFNSIVRPREMGGYILSSEVQAAYAKESNHRNKYDKEIMNVDERVNILMAIFTGDFMTIFPVPNDDNHKWVSINEAKELPAQNADFARQTVSSYLQSVQIRDWATANQLLNNLKQNQETIGAKIIPSATKVKMEVIYNNLNIFGKLSKIFMFTGLILLMLQLLTLFNPNIKLRYLKSFAFYFILLLFVAETAGLAIRWYISGHAPWSNGYESMVFISWATALGGLIFAKRSEITLSLTSVLAGLTLMVAGMSWMSPEITNLVPVLKSYWLIVHVAVITASYGFLGISALLGFLNLILMIFRNKRNSDRINHTIKELVNIIQIALIIGLLMVTLGSFLGGVWANESWGRYWGWDPKETWALVTVLVYTFITHMHRIPGMRGSFAMSVAAVLGISSVLMTYFGVNYYLSGLHSYAQGEAAPIPSGVYVAVAVVALVIVSAYFSEKTNPIVEEEVVNEE; encoded by the coding sequence ATGAAGAAGCTCAGTTCATTACTTTTTTCCATGTTTTTTACCGGAATTCTTGTGGTAATTTTTGCAATAGCAATTGGTTATGCCACCTTTATCGAAAACGATTATGGTACCACTACTGCAAAAATTCTCATTTACAATTCCAGGTGGTTCGAGATTTTGTTGTTTATACTCTGCATCAACATTGTAGGTAGTGTATTCAAATACAAACTTATCGCACGGAAAAAATGGACGATTCTGCTTTTTCACATATCCTTTATCGTGATTGGTGTAGGTGCAATTATTACGCGCTATTACGGTTATGAAGGTAGTATGCATATTCGGGAAAACAGCTCGTCGGATTTTATTATTTCCGAAGCTTCGTTTGTAACGGTTAAAGTGAGCGATGGTACTGAAACCGTTGAAGTATCAAGCGAAGTAAAATTCTCTCCCTATACCGCCAACCGTTTTTCAGAAAAAATTCATTTTAAAGGAAAAACGATACATATTAGCAATCAACAGTTTATGCCTTCAGCAGTGGAAAAAATTGCTCTCGACCCGAATGGAGAACCAATTGTTTCGCTGATTACTGTTGTAAATGGCTCGTCGCGAAATGACTTCGTTCTAAGAAATGATAATACTAAGAATTTAAATGGTTTAACCCTTGGTTTTGGCAACAATACAAATACCGATGTTCAACTGAGTTTAAAAGATGGCAACCTGTATATTTCGGCCAACGATACCATTCAGGAGGCTGGAATGATGAGCGAAAAAAGTGAGTCGATAGCTCCACATACCTCAAAACTTGTGGATACGCAAAAAGCCTATACGTATAAAAACCTCACTTTTGCCATAAAACAGTTTCTGCCAAATGCTTCGGTTCAGCTGGCCTACCAAAAACCTACGCAGGAAATGAGCCCTCCTGATGCTTTTAAAGCTGCAATATCAACAGGTGAAGAAAGCAAGGAATTGATCGTTTATGGCCGAACAAGAGAAGTTGGAGATTTTTACACCACATCCATCGACGGCATGAATGTGTCAGTTTCATATGGTTCTCGGATAATACAACTACCTTTTGCCATTCAGCTTAACGATTTCCAGCTCGAACGTTACCCGGGTTCCATGAGTCCTTCGTCGTATGCCAGCGAAGTAGTTTTAAAAGACGGCGCTACCGAAATGCCATTCCGCATTTTTATGAATAACATTCTGAAATACAAAGGATATCGCTTTTTCCAATCGTCGTACGATACGGATGAGCGTGGCACAATCCTTTCAGTAAACCACGATTCCGCGGGAACATCGGTAACTTATTTTGGTTACCTGATAATGGCTATCGGAATGTTACTTACCCTTTTCAACAAAAACAGTCGGTTTAAAACCCTGCTGAAAGCATCGGCACAACTACGCGAAAAACGTAAGAAACTGTTTGCTGTTTTGGTAACGGGCGTGTTGTTAAGTATTAGTGCACAGGCGCAAAATACGTCACCAGCACCAATAAACAGCGACCACTCGAAATCCTTTGAAAGTTTACTCATTCAGGATAGAAAAGGCCGGGTAGAACCGGTTTCTACACTGGCGTCCGAAATACTTCGCAAAGTGGCGAAAAAGACGAGCTGGGAAAACCTGTCTCCTTCCGAAGTGTTTCTGGATATGCAGGCAAATCCTGAACTTTGGAAAAACATTGCCATCATAAAAGTTGCCAATCCCGAATTGCGCCGAACTATTGGAATTACAGGCAAATATGCCTCATTCAATTCAATTGTAAGGCCGCGCGAAATGGGTGGATACATACTTAGTTCTGAAGTTCAGGCCGCTTATGCAAAAGAGAGTAACCACCGCAACAAATACGATAAAGAAATTATGAATGTTGACGAGCGCGTTAATATTCTGATGGCCATTTTTACCGGCGATTTTATGACGATTTTTCCTGTACCCAACGATGATAATCACAAATGGGTATCGATTAACGAGGCAAAGGAACTGCCTGCCCAGAATGCAGATTTCGCAAGGCAAACAGTTTCATCCTACCTTCAATCGGTGCAAATTCGCGATTGGGCAACAGCCAACCAGTTACTCAACAACCTGAAACAAAACCAGGAAACTATTGGGGCTAAAATCATTCCATCGGCAACAAAAGTAAAAATGGAGGTGATCTATAATAACCTGAACATTTTTGGGAAATTGTCAAAGATTTTCATGTTCACCGGACTGATTCTTTTGATGTTACAATTGCTCACCCTGTTTAATCCGAATATAAAATTACGTTACCTGAAAAGTTTTGCCTTTTACTTTATCCTGCTGCTGTTTGTGGCCGAAACTGCGGGGCTGGCAATTCGTTGGTATATATCAGGACATGCGCCCTGGAGTAACGGTTACGAGTCGATGGTGTTTATCAGTTGGGCAACTGCACTTGGCGGGCTGATTTTTGCCAAACGCTCGGAAATTACACTCTCATTAACATCAGTCCTGGCCGGTTTAACGCTTATGGTGGCCGGAATGAGCTGGATGAGCCCGGAAATCACCAACCTGGTACCCGTTTTAAAATCGTACTGGTTAATTGTTCACGTGGCAGTAATTACGGCTAGTTACGGATTTTTGGGTATTAGTGCGCTGCTTGGCTTCCTGAATCTTATTTTAATGATTTTCAGAAACAAACGCAATTCCGACAGAATCAACCACACCATAAAAGAACTCGTGAACATCATCCAGATTGCCTTAATCATTGGCTTGTTAATGGTTACGCTCGGTTCGTTCTTAGGTGGAGTTTGGGCCAACGAAAGCTGGGGACGTTACTGGGGCTGGGACCCAAAAGAAACCTGGGCACTGGTAACTGTTTTGGTATACACCTTTATTACACACATGCACCGTATTCCCGGAATGCGAGGTAGCTTTGCGATGAGTGTGGCTGCTGTTTTGGGTATCAGCTCGGTACTGATGACTTACTTTGGAGTAAACTATTACCTCTCTGGTTTGCACTCATATGCACAGGGCGAAGCCGCTCCAATACCTTCAGGCGTTTATGTTGCCGTGGCAGTTGTAGCGCTGGTGATTGTTTCAGCCTATTTCTCCGAAAAAACAAATCCTATTGTTGAAGAGGAAGTGGTTAACGAAGAATAA
- a CDS encoding T9SS type A sorting domain-containing protein: MVKNIILFLLFTTSVFMLPAQKYQSDFDTADSLGIYEYRLSKDGITKPAKDKVALLKSSDHFSKSNFLNQFKVHLKSGVSNSSALWTLDSIVVRELNESSQQIENNSRQTLATQNGGHMMIVKDYNWVNKDNHWLISGASNYSFSDEGRLDSLEFQKYVTINYRMYTKNYYGYEDGLLIAEWSMEKFDEYDDWEKVSRLEYSYDSISRLKQVNTMEWDYFYYRWSTFEILEYDYDSLGNIGVETAYNYDSYEMVRTKKYEIVYSYNLLNLLDEITEYVEGWGEDNFIPDRKVKYDYDASLNITAETLFIWDYDLNDWLEDTRKQHFSRNSEDQIYETLVQSWDNNWNDVASTKFFAVNSIVPEEVENQEFVYAFLPMLDFYNIVADHIESYSYSDGEWLNSATTSYHFKQNSPVGIYTQDLADVRIFPNPATDYIKIQGAQLQQYECIVYDLSGRMLIHKQGNGDLKLDLSDLNASYYLIEIRKEGKRILMDRFLKY; encoded by the coding sequence ATGGTAAAAAACATTATATTATTTCTCCTTTTTACTACGTCGGTTTTTATGCTGCCGGCGCAGAAATATCAAAGCGACTTTGATACAGCCGATTCACTCGGAATATATGAATATCGTTTGTCGAAAGACGGCATTACAAAGCCCGCTAAAGATAAAGTAGCATTGCTAAAAAGCAGTGATCATTTTTCAAAATCTAATTTTCTGAATCAATTTAAGGTACACCTCAAAAGCGGGGTTTCGAATTCTTCAGCTTTGTGGACACTGGATAGTATAGTAGTGCGAGAGTTAAATGAATCTTCTCAACAAATCGAAAATAATTCCCGGCAAACATTAGCTACTCAAAATGGTGGACATATGATGATTGTTAAGGATTATAACTGGGTAAATAAGGATAACCATTGGTTAATTAGTGGTGCCAGCAATTATTCTTTTAGCGACGAGGGCAGGTTGGATTCTTTAGAATTTCAGAAATATGTAACAATCAATTACCGGATGTATACGAAAAACTATTACGGTTACGAGGATGGGCTGCTAATAGCTGAGTGGAGTATGGAAAAGTTTGATGAATACGATGATTGGGAGAAAGTTTCACGGTTGGAATACAGTTACGATTCCATAAGCCGGCTGAAACAGGTGAATACCATGGAGTGGGATTATTTCTATTATCGCTGGTCCACCTTCGAAATACTGGAATATGACTATGATTCTCTTGGTAATATAGGTGTCGAAACGGCCTATAATTATGATAGTTACGAGATGGTAAGGACCAAAAAATATGAAATCGTATATTCCTACAACCTACTCAATCTTTTAGATGAAATAACAGAGTATGTAGAGGGGTGGGGCGAAGATAATTTCATTCCTGACCGGAAAGTTAAGTATGATTATGACGCATCATTGAATATAACTGCAGAAACACTTTTCATCTGGGATTACGACTTAAACGATTGGTTGGAAGATACAAGGAAACAACATTTTAGCAGAAATAGTGAGGATCAGATTTATGAGACCTTGGTGCAAAGTTGGGATAATAACTGGAATGATGTCGCCAGCACAAAATTCTTTGCTGTAAATTCTATCGTACCTGAAGAAGTGGAAAATCAGGAGTTTGTATATGCATTTTTACCGATGTTGGATTTTTACAATATTGTGGCTGATCATATTGAATCATATTCTTATTCCGATGGAGAATGGCTGAATAGCGCAACCACAAGCTACCATTTTAAGCAAAATTCCCCGGTTGGCATCTATACTCAAGATCTGGCTGATGTAAGAATATTCCCAAACCCTGCAACAGATTATATAAAGATTCAAGGTGCCCAATTACAACAATACGAGTGTATTGTTTACGATTTGTCGGGAAGAATGCTGATTCATAAGCAAGGTAACGGGGATTTAAAACTAGATCTTTCCGATTTAAATGCCAGTTATTATTTGATAGAAATTCGTAAAGAAGGTAAAAGAATATTGATGGACAGGTTTTTAAAATATTAA